From a region of the Oryza sativa Japonica Group chromosome 6, ASM3414082v1 genome:
- the LOC4340876 gene encoding uncharacterized protein yields MALKNFLVLGVFLAALLMFSLDDVAHARELTEANESEGKNVKPTGGPGVEDQKWGGGYYPGGGYGYGGGYGGEYGRPGYGGGYGGGYGHPGYGGGYGGGYGRGYGGGYGGSGGGYGGGYGGGYGGGYGGGGGYGGGYGGGGWY; encoded by the exons ATGGCTCTCAAGAATTTTCTTGTCCTTGGTGTCTTCCTGGCTGCCCTGCTCATGTTCTCCCTGGATGATGTAGCTCATGCAAGAGAGCTCACTGAAGCCAATG AATCTGAGGGAAAGAATGTAAAACCTACGGGAGGGCCAGGGGTTGAGGATCAAAAGTGGGGAGGTGGATACTACCCTGGTGGAGGATATGGATATGGTGGTGGGTACGGTGGAGAATATGGTCGTCCTGGGTACGGTGGTGGGTACGGTGGAGGATATGGTCATCCTGGGTATGGTGGTGGCTACGGCGGTGGATATGGACGTGGGTATGGTGGCGGGTACGGTGGTTCGGGTGGAGGATATGGCGGTGGATACGGAGGTGGATACGGAGGTGGAtacggtggtggtgggggttaCGGTGGAGgatatggtggtggtggttggtaCTAA